The Bdellovibrio sp. ZAP7 DNA segment CAAGCCATTCAGTCTTTTCACAATAAAAGCCTGGAAGAAGCCCAAGCGGCGATCACCAAAAATCCAACAGAGCGCTTATTGAGCGCTCTGCTGATGACTTTGGACGAAAGCGAATACCAAGAACTGCAGCAAGACGTTGAGCAGTTCCAAAACTTTTTAACTAAGAAATACAGTTCAAAAAAACTAGCGGGCTCACGCATCTTTCAAATGAACCTTAACGTGATTCCGACGAGCTCCCTTCTGCAGGAAAAAGCCACCGAGCCTCTTTTTGAACAAGCTGAAAATAAAATTACGATGGAGATTGAGTCATGAAAATCGCCGCAATGCTAACCGCTCTTTTACTGGTGTCCTCCTTTGGATACGCCAACACAGTTCGCATTGGGAATGGTGGCGACACCCAGGCAGACCAGACCTTGACGGACCAAAACATCACGCATGCCATTTATCGTGCTGCCACTGATGCTCAACTTTTGATTCATGCTTGGCTGCGCAATCCCCCGTTTAATCTTCAGCTAAAGAAAAACCAGCCTTTGGATCTTTTGAATATCATTCGCACAACTCCGGTCGACATCATTGGTTACGATGGTTGTTCTGATGGCGTTAGCAAAAAAGATGCAGTCGCATATTCGCAACCTTCAAATCGTATTTGCGTAAGCTCGTTGCAACTAAAAAGCAAATTGAGCTCTGCAAACTATCGCCTGCAAATTTTAGCTTTGATGATGCATGAGTATTCACATCTGATTGGATTTGATGAAGCCGCGGCCACAGAATTTCAACAATACATTTTACGATTTATCGAATTCGCTGGCTATCCGGTGACTCAGCCGGAAGGCATCGACGATTTTGTTTTATACAATCCTTATTCCATCTTTGAAGGGGTTTGGAGCAATAAACAGCGCCTGTCCGAAGACGTGACCGCATACAGCAAAGACCTCCGCGAAAAAATCCAAAGCTATGCAGCCTACACGTCGAGCAACTACCCTTTGGTGCCACCACAGATGGATCTGACGGGCGATATTTTATTACGCTTAACCTATTTGGACTTAGTGAATAAAGCTTACTGGAAACAACCTGGAGATGCAGAGCTACGCAAGCGTCTGAAATTTATGGCAGGACATGATGGCCAGGTAGATATGTTGATTTTTAATAACTCTGATATCAACCCGACACTTATGCAGTTCAGTCGCACAAATCTGACGACACCGCGAGTACAGGATCAAAAGGAAGCCGACTTCAAAGCTTTCATTCTGCAAGTCGATCAACTGAAGGTCGAAATGGAAGCGTATATGTTAAGCGTTTTAAGGCCCACTCCGAAATTTAACTACTACCCGACACCACCTTCGAAATAATAAAAAAACCCCGGTTCATCACCGGGGTTTTTTATTTTTAAGCTTTATTAAAGCGGATCCGACTAAGGGATCACTTTGTTAGCGTGATATTGCTCTTCGTTGTAATCATCAACCAGGATCGCGTCATAGCGAACTTGGTCGGCTTCTTTAAGAAGCTTAGCTTCTTCCGCCGTGATGATGTTTTTGTTCAAAGCTTCATCAACCAAAGTGTTTGTCTTCTGTTTAGGAAGAGCTTTGTCACGGATGGCTTTTTTGATTTTCTTCTCAGCAGCTTCTGCTCTTAAAGAAACCGAGAAAGCGTAATCCAAACGGCCTACAGCTTGATCACGTTCTTTAGGAAGGTAAATACCTTGAGTCAAACGATCACGGATGCCGCCTTCTTTCATCATTTCTGATGCGATAGCGTGAGTCCAACCGTCAGAGGCTTGAGAACCGATAGAGTTGATACGAGACCAAGCACCGATCCAACCTTTAAAGAACCAACGAGCACCTGGGATCTTCAAGTTATCAAAGATACCGTCGAAACCTTTTTGGATTTCAACCATGCACATTTTCAAATTGTAGTGAGCGAATGCCAAGTCTTCTTCTTTGCGGCCTTCTGCTTCGAAACGGCGAAGGATCGCAGTTGCGATATACATGTGAGCCAGGATATCAGCGAAACGGCCCGTAATTTTCTCTTTCATTTTCAAAGAACCACCCAATACACCCATCGCTACGTCAGATAGCAATGCGAATGTAGCGGAAGCCCAAGACATACGACGGAAGTAAACTTTCATTTGCGGATGGCAGTCTGGAGTGGCAGCTAAGTAACCGCGAGAGCATGACAACAAGATCGCACGGCACGTGTTACGAACGATGTGACCAATGTGACCGAAGAATGCTCTGTCGAAACCTTTTAGATCATTAGCTTCGTAAGCTTTCACTTCCGCATAAGCGAACGGATGCGCACGAAGAGCACCTTGACCAAAAATGATCAATGTACGAGTCATGATATTTGCACCCTCAACCGTGATACCGATTGGAGTTGCGATATAGATTTCTGCTAGCACGTTACGGGGACCCAAAGAAATACCGGCACCGCCCATGATATCCATAGCATCGATGATCACTTTACGACCCATTTCAGTCGCATAGTATTTTTGCATCGCTGTGATAACGCCTGGCTTAATACCTTTATCCAAAGCACCCAAGCAATATCTTCTCATTGCTTCCAATGCATATGTCGAGGCACCGATACGAGCCAGAGGCTCTTCAACACCTTCGAATTTACCGATAGAAACACCGAATTGACGACGAACCACTGCGTGAGCCGAAGTTACGCGCATCGCAAGTTTAGTACCGCCTGTAGCTTGAGCTGGAAGAGAGATACCGCGACCCGCAGCCAAACACTCCATCAACATCATCCAACCACGACCTGCACCACCAAGACCGCCAACGATTGCGTCTTCAGCAACGACGACAACGTCTTTACCTTGTGTTGGGCAGTTATAGAACGGAGTACCTAGTGGATCATGGCGACGACCCAAAACCACGCCTGGCGTGTTCGAAGGGATCAAACCGCAAGTGATACCAAGGTCCTCACCTTTACCCAAAAGATTTTCGGGGTCACGAAGACGGAACGCCAAACCGATAACCGAGGAGATCGCAGCAAGAGTGATCCAACGTTTATTCCAGTTTAATTTAATTTTGATTTTGCCATCAGTGTCTTTGAAAAGAACGCCTGAAGAAGTGATCGCACCCGCATCAGAACCCGCATTTGGTTCAGTCAAACCGAAGCATGGGATTTCCAAGCCATCAGCCAAACGAGGCAACCAGTGTTTTTTCTGAGCATCAGTACCGTAGTGAGCCAATAGCTCTGCAGGACCCAATGAATTCGGAACCATCACCTGAATCGCAACTGCCAAAGAGCGCGAAGAAAGCTTCATGATAACTTCAGAGTGACAAAGTGCCGAGAAGCCAAGGCCGCCGTACTCTTTAGGAACGATCATTCCTAAGAATTTTTCTTTCTTGATGTAATCCCAAATAGCTGGAGGAATTTCTTTCGTTTTATAGATTTCCCAGTGGTCAATCATTTTACAAAGAGTCTCAACCGGGCCCTCAACGAAAGCTTTTTCTTCCGCAGTCAAATCCGGATAAGATTCTTTCATCAAGTTAGAGAAGTTAGGCTTACCAGAGAAAAGATCTTTCTCTACCCACACCACACCGGCATCAAGTGCCGCTTTCTCAGTATCAGAAATTTTAGGCAGAAACTGGAACTTTTTAAAGATCGCAAACACACCTGAAGTAACAAGTGCTGTACGAATCGGCGGCACGTTGAAGATCACTGCCAAAACAGCACCCACAACAAACAACCACATTGGAGCCGCAAAGCCCACCATGATGGCCGCTAACAAGATCGTCCAAACGATCAAAGGACTTCCAAAGAAGCCAACAAACAACAGCGCCACAATCGAGCCCAAAACCCAAGCCCAAGTGCAGCACTCTAAGAAATACCCATAAACGCTGATTGAATCCACGATGATTCTCCTTATTAATGCTTACCCCATTAATTAGACGCCTCAATCGTGCACTAATCAAGCGCGATCCCACATTTACCCAACAAATACGAGGGCTTAAGTACTGTCAAAACTAGAGCCCCAATCCTAGTTCCAAGTTTCCCTCTCCACCCACGCAGCAGAAAAACCCGGCAAAAACCTCCCCGTCCCCAGGGGGACAATGGGTGCAACCCCACCCGGGGGCAAGGGGCTGAAAGCCCCACCAGAAGCGGCGCTAAGTCTTCAAAGGCGACAGTCAGCCAGAAAACAGCGGCGCCCGCAGGGCCAGCCAAAAAACAAACGGAAAGCTCGTAGAATTGTCCCAAACAAGAGGGTTGATCAAAAAGGTCCAGATGCACAAAATGTCGAAGGCATTTTGCGGCGAAGCCCACGCGGAGGGAGCGAACCGCAGCGCAGGCGTGCCCCAGGCACGTGGGAGCGAGGACCGCACCCGACAACGAAGGCAAAAAAAAAGCCACCTAAGGTGGCTTTTTGAACTAACTAATCTAGCAAACTAATTACTTAGTTTCGCCAGCAGGAGCTGCTGGAGAAGCTGCTGGAGTTGCAGTTGCATCAGCTGCTGGAGCCGCTGTAGCGTCAGCTGCTGGAGCTGCAGTACCGTCAGCTGGAGCTGTAGTAGTTGTAGTCTCAGTTGTAGTTGTAGTTTCAGCTGGTTGGTTTTTAGAGCAAGTGAAACCAGTTGTGAAAGAAAGTGCTAGCAAAGCTGCGATAACGATAGCTTTCATTGTTGTGTCCCTTCGTAAATTTACAAACCCACCGAAATGGCGAATCTGTGTTTTTTGTTAATCTCGACTAAGGGCTAAGTTATACAAATTTATAATACCTTAGCAATAAAATTTTAAAAATTATTTCTGACAATGTCCGCACCAAAAAGTATTTCGACCGCCCATCACTTTCGATTTGATCTGTTGTTTGCATACAACACAGGGCTGTCCCGCGCGATCATACACTTTGAAAGTGTTTTGAAAGTACCCGCTTTCGCCCGAAGTTTGGGCAAAATCACTGATCGAAGAACCACCTTTTTTTATGCTCTCAGCAAGAATGCGACGGATCTCTTTTACGAGTAAATTTGCTCTCTCAAGAGAGAGTTTTTTTGCAGGCAAAGTGGGTTTAATTTTTGCGGCAAAAAGCGCTTCGCTCGCGTAAATGTTCCCCACCCCGACAACGATTTTTTGATCCATAATGGCGACCTTTAAAGCGATCTGTTTATTGCGCAAACTCTGCCACAAAGATTCGCCTGTAAATTCAGCACTCAGCGGCTCAGGCCCCAAGATCTTCAGTCTTGGATGCACAGCAACATCGTCTGCGGCCACAAAGTCAAAAATCCCAAACCGGCGCGGATCACGGTAAGCCAAGCGCAAACCACCTGAAAAGTGCAAATAGATGTGATCATGCAACCGTTCATCACCCTTCTCCGCGACTCGCCACGTCCCCGTCATTCCCAAATGTGAAAGCATCCCGCCCTTGTCGGTCCAAATCAAAAGATACTTAGCGCGACGCTCGACCTTGCGAACCTTCTGACCAATCAAAGTTTTTAGTTTTTTTAGCGGAATCGGATCGCGCAAATCCGGACGTTTGAGCTCAATATCTAAAAGCGTCGGTTCTTTTTTAAGAATTTCTTCCAGCCCCTTACGGACGACTTCGACCTCTGGCAATTCAGGCATACGCACACCTCGTGATTTCTGCTTTCTATCACTGCTTGCATTCGATCACCAACCCAAATAGCGTCATCCTTGATGAAATATAATGCCCTTTCCATTGTTTGGCCGAACGGAAGTAAAATTGCGTCGGGCGAGAAAAAGCTAGAGATCCGATCTTGGACTCCCCCAGCCGACTTTGATTTCAAGGGGGATCTTCTGATTGTTGAAAACAACAACTTCCTGAGAAAAGAGGGCGAAATCGATCCCGCGGGTAAACCCGTCGCCTTAGTTAAGATTAAAAATGTCAGACCTTTTAGGGCCGATGATTTATTGGATGCTTGCTGGGATAAGTGGGAACCTGGTTTGTTTGCTTGGGAATTGACTGACGTGCGTCCGCTTAAATCAGACAAGGTGGCTGTCGCGGCTCGGAAGATTTACGAACTGGAGATCGACCTATAAGCCTTCGTACAACAACACTTTAGGTATCTAAAAAGCAAAAAGCCTGCTCATTTCTGCGCAGGCTTTTTTTTAAATAAATATTTTCTTAAACTGCCGTTTGCTGATCTGCTGCATGGATGGCGTCGGATTTTAAGCCGGTTAACGACGCCAGATTTTCAATCGTTGACGTCAACCCTTGCGTCGATTCATTTAGACGTGCCGCTGCTTCCGAGATCGCTTCTGAAGAGGCCGCATTTGACTGCGTCACTTGATCTAGCTGATTCATAGCTTGAGTGATTTGCGAAACACCGGTGCTTTGTTCATTGCTGGCTGTGGAAATTTCGTTATTGAGGCCTGCTACCTTAGTCACAGAACTTACGATTTTCTGCAATGCTTCGGCACTGGTTTCAGCGACATTTTTACCCGCCTCTACTTGATCAACACTTTCCGAGATCAAACCCGAGATTTCTTTGGCAGAAGCAGCACTTCGTTGTGCCAGCGCACGAACTGCTTCAGCCACGACCGCAAAGCCTTTGCCCTGTTCCCCTGCACGCGCAGCTTCAACCGCGGCGTTAAGTGCCAATAAATTTGTTTGGAACGCGATATCGTCGATCACAGACACGATGTCTTCAATTTTTTTAGAAGAGTTTACGATCGCACCCATGGCATTCATTAGGTTCTGAATTTCACGAGAGCCTTCTTCCGCCGTACTTTTCGAAGTTTGTGACAATGTGGATGCAGAAAGCGCGTTCTCGGCATTCATTTTAACCATGCTTGATAGCTCTTCCAAAGAGGCCACGGTTTCTTCTAGCGATGCTGCCGACTCGGTTGATGCCGCAGACAAATCTGCACTTGAACTGCTAAGACTTGCCACGGATTCGCGAATTTGCACATAGGACTTCGTTAAAGATTCAGCTTGGGTACGGATACCCTGACGAAGCGCGCGCGAAGATAACAACATCGTCATAGATAAAACAACGATAAGCCCGGCCACACTGTATAGAGCCAACGTTGAATACCGAAGCGCTTCCTCGACGCGAGCAAAAGTTCGCGCCTCCATCATTTTTAAAAACTGCTGAATGGGTTCACCAATCGAAGCTGCCGCTTTGTGATAGAAATCATCATGCATCAATTTTCTTGCGAGATCTAAATCAGGATCCTTTTGAATTGTGAATTTCCCACTTCCGTCAGCAAATAAACCTTTAACCGCATTCATGGCGATCGTTTCTTGCTTAGCCAAGTCATTAGAGCGCTTCTCGGCCTCAGTTAACAGAGCAAATTCTTGATCAGTAAATCCAGCTTGGCGCATCAATTCTTTCAAGGCAATTTTACGGCCGTCAGGGCGAGCCTTTTCACCGTTACGAATCGCGATAATATCAAAGTACTCTGTTTCAAATTTCGGATCTTTCGTCACAACAAAAGTACGAGCGGTGCGTGTAAGATCATACGAGCTTTGCTGCAGCTCTCCTGCAAGCTTCATCGAAACGAATTTATTGTCGTGGGCTTTATTTAGCTCCGACTTGTAGTGAAACGAAATCGCAATGGCGACGTACAAAGCGACAACCGATGTAACAGACAAAATATTAAACAGACGAACTTTGGCAAAAATGTTCACGCTTCCTCCCGAGAAACACGGATATTTATCGGGATTTCAGATCGGAGTTCTAAGCAAGCCTAAGAGTCTAGAACTGGATTTTTGATCGGAACTTAACTGCAATTTGGACTAATAAATAAAAGTTTATTCGGTCGAGCCGCATCCAAAATAGAAACACGATCGGCCTGAATAAGGCTTTTTATTAACGACGCATCTTGCATACATCAATTACGGTTTAAAATAATTTTACTATGTTCATCTTCAATACTTCTCTAAACATTCCCCGTGACGTCACTAAGATCACCGCCTAGCGTTTGATTTCAACTACGGAGGACTCTTCATGAACATTTATGATTTTATTACGGCACAACACAACCTGGTCTTACAGAAAGTCGATTTGATCCGCAGTCTTCATATTTCTGACAAAGTCAGCCGCGATATATTCGTGAAGGATCTTTACGAAAGCCTGGAAAACCTTTTCCGCACAGAACAGATTTCCTTTTACCCACCACTTTTAGAATCCAAACAATACGGTGACATCACCGAGACAGCTTTGATGCAACAGCGTAATATTTTAAACAGCATTCAAATGATCCCACATCTGTCACAAGAAGAATTCATGCAGACACTTCTACGAACACTGGCCATCTTAAATGCCTATAACTCCAATCAACAATTATTTCTTTTTACCGTTTTGCGGAATCAACTAGCGCCCGACGTTGCTGTAAGGTTGGGAACTTTTGCCATGCAATTTCATACGGAACTTACGATCGGTAAAGACTTGCAAACAGCTTATGATGTTTGCAGTCACTTGATGCCTTCCACCTTTTCTACGAAATCTCGTGGCCATATCAAAGCCATGGCCAATCAAGTTCGCCAAGCCTAACCAGCACTGCCACAATAAAAAAGGACGATGGATTAAACCACCGTCCTCTATTTTTCAAAGACTTTAATCTTATCTTCTTAAGGTGTTGTTATCTGTTGTGGATTCGTCTTCCATCGCTCTGCGACCGAAATCATTCAAATCTAGAGATTTTGAAGGACGCGATACCCGTGGATTCGTTGGCATTGCGGAAATATCATCACGTGCCCAAGGGTCAGATGATTTAGGATGACGAGTGTTAATATTTTCTGAATTAGATGGCGGCGGATAAGGTTTATTTTTACTTTTACTATAATCTGCCGCCATGGATGTGCTCGTAGCCATAACAAAAATCGATGTGAGGACAAGACCTTTCAGTTTCATAGTTGCTCCTTTTATTAGCTCCTTCATGGTCCATGAAATTAAGGGCTTTGAGCAGCCGGATCTTATTTTTATTTTCAAAAAACAAGGGAACACGTTCCCGGCTGCCAAACGTCAGTCCACAACTAATGAATTTCAGAATTCCAATCTGATTCATGCGGAGTTTCTTGCCCGCCTTTCTCCAAATACTGAACTTTCAATGCCAAGAATTTTTCACCCAACTGCATGCGCTCCTGAGGTTCAGAGTTCTTTCTGAACTCTGGTAAAAGATCCTCTTCCTCTTCTTCAATATGATGCTCGACCAATTCGGCGAGCACTTTGATTTTTGCTCCGATCTCATCTGGATCTTCAGTGCGCATAATCTCTTCACAAAGTTGATCGGCCAGTTGATGCTCAACATCTCCTTCAAACCCATCTTCGCGAAGTTCCTCATTGCCTTTCATATATACGTAAAGACTTTGTTCTTCGGGTTTTGCGTGGCAGACTAAAAGTGGAGCGAACTCCGCGAAAGCATCTTCACGAGCTTCCAGATCTTTATCCGAGTCCTTCATAATTTTAATCAGCTCTTTTAGTGGTTTATGATCTTCCAAAATCATTTCGACGATGTCGTCTTGTTTTGAAAACTCTTTGCCACCCGACCATTGATTACCTTGCTGTTGCTGATGTTGTGCCATGGAATATTCCCCCTTGCTGAGTGTGATCTATTTTTTACCATCGGATTTCGTACGATTGTGAGTTGTCGCCTGTGAATGATTGACGAGCGTTTCCCTCACATCCGCGCCCTGATTTTCCGTGCGGAATTCCTCCCCTTCGATCTGAGATTGTATGATCTTCTCTCTCAGAGCGGGGCCTCGTACTGTGGTAGGTCGCTGTCCTTTGCTTGAGTTTGAATTTTTCATAAATGTCTCCTTGGTCCACAGTATAACGCCGGCATGGCTGCAGAAAATTTGAAAGTGATTGTTTTTAGTCACTCGCCTAAGGGCTGTAAAGCCATCGTGTAGATGTTGCTTGAAACAGGACTTCTCTGAAAGAATAGATGAATGGAAGATTTTGAAACCGTCCCATCGATTCCGTCCCCACTAGAAACAATGCAAACGCTGGGGTTTGACTACAGTGTGGGCGCCCTTGTTGCCGCAACCCTTTTCGGAATCATCGGGATCTGGCTGTTTCGCAAAGGTCGTCGCGAGGCCCACCTTCCTAACGTCGCTGTCGGGGTTGGACTGATGGTCTACCCTCTTTTCGTCACAAGCACCCTTTACACCTGGGTCGTTGGGACTTTGCTGTGCGGCATTGCCTATTATTATTGGCCTTAATCAAATAAACGCCTTTCTCACTTTGACGCCAGACAAGATTGAAACTTTACATATGTATCAGTTACTGATACATTAATGTCGCTTTCGTTATTCGTTATTCGTTATTTACCAACAAAGGAACATTTCAATGAATCTGTTTTATTCTCCAGGCGCATGTGCCCTTGCTTCCCAAATCGCTCTTCGTGAAGCCGGCTTGAACTTTGAACTCGTTAAAGTAGATCTAAAAGCGAAAGAATATTCTGGCGGCGACTATAAAAAAATTAATCCAAAGGGTTACATTCCGGCTCTGCAACTGCCTAACGGTCACTTGATGACTGAGGGCGCGGTGATCTTGCAATGGATCGCTGACCAGGTTCCAGATAAAAACCTTCTTCCAAAGTACGGGACAATGGAGCGCTATAAAGCTATGGAGTGGTTAAACTTCATTGCGACAGAAATCCATAAGGGATTGGGTTCATTGTTCGGTGGCGCCGTCATGAATGAAGAAACAAAAGAGCAAATCAAAGGCAAAGTTCAATTGCGCTTGGCAGTTTTGGATCAACATCTTCAGCAAAATCCATTTATTTTGGGCGAGACCTTCTCTGTAGCTGATGCTTACGCCTACAACGTTCTTCGTTGGACAGGCTTGGTTGGTGTGGATATCGCTCACCATAAAGCTTTGCAAAACTTCATCAGCAAAATGGCTGACCGTCCGACAGTAAAAGAAGCTGTTGCCGCAGAAGGTATTCGTCTTTAATTAAAAAGAGCGCAGGCAACTGCGCTCTTTTTTCCCAAGTTTTTCAAACCGGATCAATGTCTTGGATTCTTCTCGATCTCGATATTGATATTTTTCTGATTCCAATCTTCTTTTTGATCGAAATCCATATCATCCGGTTCTAATTCGTCAGTGTTGAAATCTTCGTTTTGCGAAGTTGCCTGTTTAATCTGACGAGCGTCTTGTTTAGGAGCTTCTTTTCCGGCAGGCTGCACAGTGCTTTTATCTGCGCCCGTTTCTAGTTCGTCTTCCTGCTTCCAGTTTTTGTTTTTCTGATTCTGATTTAAGTTCTGACTTGGACCGCTTTGTTGATTTTGGGTAGCCATAAAAACCTCCTGCGCCTTTAACAGCACGTGTTCGGTCATCATATACCCAAAAAAAAATGAGGACTGTTTTTGCAGTCCTCATTTCAAGGCCATGGGCCAATTAATTTCAATATAAAAAGCTATGGACTAGTAACCGCGACCGTCATTGCGACGTTGCTCACGTTGCTTTTTTAATGACATCGTAAATGGACCGCCACAGATATTTTCTGTTCCGTTGTCTCTTAAAACGATCGCACCAGATTTTTTACGACGTGGCGATGCCGGGTTGATTTCAACTTGCAAAGTATTGCTGCGAGCTCCTTGCAGTTCATAGCCCTGTTCATTCACCAAACGAGTCTGGTTGATAGTGAAGGTACCTGCATTTACCGTGTATGTTCCCGAACCAAACATAAGACAGTTTCTCATACAGCGGTAGTCCGCACTGACTTCCTGAGCATAAGAACCATCCTGGTTAAACGAAAAAGCAATGCTTGTTCCAACGATGCGATCCGTTGCCCAATCATTATCGCAACGAACAGTTGCAGTGTATGTCCCTGGCTCGAGCGCACTTTGATTAGGGTAAACACCACCACTATTCGGCGGATACTGATTTTGATCATAAGGACCAATTACAGTGGGCTGCGGATAAACGGCGTTATCAGGATTACCACCGCCGCCACCGGAATTACCAGTACAAGCAACCATGGCTACCGATACGATCATCAAAGAAAAAACAGACTTCATAGTATTCATAAATTTTCTCCGCAGTTAGCGACGTTGAGTGCCGCCGTCTTTAGTCAAATATAATTCCATTGGGCCACCGCACATATTGTTGCTGCCTTTATCGACCAGAACAATCAAACCTGATTTTCTGGAAGTGATCGGGCTGAACTTGCGAGTGTAGGTGTTATTACGAACACCTTGAACGATCGCACGGTTGCTAGAAACAATTTGGCGTTGGTTGAAGGTCATACCTTCAGCAGATGAAAGGAACGTGCCCTCACCGCGCAGATAACAATCTTGTCTGCAGCGTCTTTCAAGACTTACGATTTCTTGAAGATAGCTGCCGTTACGTTTCAAAGTGAATTTCATCGCCACATCGGGAAGATTTTGAGTCGCTATTTCATCGGCACAATTAACAGCAACACTGTAAGTGCCCGGTTCATCAGCCATTTGATATCCACCGTATGGCGCGCCGGATTGGTCTGACGGAGTGACTACTTGCTCTGCGGTATTGCCGT contains these protein-coding regions:
- a CDS encoding methyl-accepting chemotaxis protein translates to MNIFAKVRLFNILSVTSVVALYVAIAISFHYKSELNKAHDNKFVSMKLAGELQQSSYDLTRTARTFVVTKDPKFETEYFDIIAIRNGEKARPDGRKIALKELMRQAGFTDQEFALLTEAEKRSNDLAKQETIAMNAVKGLFADGSGKFTIQKDPDLDLARKLMHDDFYHKAAASIGEPIQQFLKMMEARTFARVEEALRYSTLALYSVAGLIVVLSMTMLLSSRALRQGIRTQAESLTKSYVQIRESVASLSSSSADLSAASTESAASLEETVASLEELSSMVKMNAENALSASTLSQTSKSTAEEGSREIQNLMNAMGAIVNSSKKIEDIVSVIDDIAFQTNLLALNAAVEAARAGEQGKGFAVVAEAVRALAQRSAASAKEISGLISESVDQVEAGKNVAETSAEALQKIVSSVTKVAGLNNEISTASNEQSTGVSQITQAMNQLDQVTQSNAASSEAISEAAARLNESTQGLTSTIENLASLTGLKSDAIHAADQQTAV
- the gstA gene encoding glutathione transferase GstA, which encodes MNLFYSPGACALASQIALREAGLNFELVKVDLKAKEYSGGDYKKINPKGYIPALQLPNGHLMTEGAVILQWIADQVPDKNLLPKYGTMERYKAMEWLNFIATEIHKGLGSLFGGAVMNEETKEQIKGKVQLRLAVLDQHLQQNPFILGETFSVADAYAYNVLRWTGLVGVDIAHHKALQNFISKMADRPTVKEAVAAEGIRL
- a CDS encoding acyl-CoA dehydrogenase yields the protein MDSISVYGYFLECCTWAWVLGSIVALLFVGFFGSPLIVWTILLAAIMVGFAAPMWLFVVGAVLAVIFNVPPIRTALVTSGVFAIFKKFQFLPKISDTEKAALDAGVVWVEKDLFSGKPNFSNLMKESYPDLTAEEKAFVEGPVETLCKMIDHWEIYKTKEIPPAIWDYIKKEKFLGMIVPKEYGGLGFSALCHSEVIMKLSSRSLAVAIQVMVPNSLGPAELLAHYGTDAQKKHWLPRLADGLEIPCFGLTEPNAGSDAGAITSSGVLFKDTDGKIKIKLNWNKRWITLAAISSVIGLAFRLRDPENLLGKGEDLGITCGLIPSNTPGVVLGRRHDPLGTPFYNCPTQGKDVVVVAEDAIVGGLGGAGRGWMMLMECLAAGRGISLPAQATGGTKLAMRVTSAHAVVRRQFGVSIGKFEGVEEPLARIGASTYALEAMRRYCLGALDKGIKPGVITAMQKYYATEMGRKVIIDAMDIMGGAGISLGPRNVLAEIYIATPIGITVEGANIMTRTLIIFGQGALRAHPFAYAEVKAYEANDLKGFDRAFFGHIGHIVRNTCRAILLSCSRGYLAATPDCHPQMKVYFRRMSWASATFALLSDVAMGVLGGSLKMKEKITGRFADILAHMYIATAILRRFEAEGRKEEDLAFAHYNLKMCMVEIQKGFDGIFDNLKIPGARWFFKGWIGAWSRINSIGSQASDGWTHAIASEMMKEGGIRDRLTQGIYLPKERDQAVGRLDYAFSVSLRAEAAEKKIKKAIRDKALPKQKTNTLVDEALNKNIITAEEAKLLKEADQVRYDAILVDDYNEEQYHANKVIP
- a CDS encoding hemerythrin domain-containing protein; translation: MAQHQQQQGNQWSGGKEFSKQDDIVEMILEDHKPLKELIKIMKDSDKDLEAREDAFAEFAPLLVCHAKPEEQSLYVYMKGNEELREDGFEGDVEHQLADQLCEEIMRTEDPDEIGAKIKVLAELVEHHIEEEEEDLLPEFRKNSEPQERMQLGEKFLALKVQYLEKGGQETPHESDWNSEIH
- a CDS encoding ASCH domain-containing protein, which encodes MKYNALSIVWPNGSKIASGEKKLEIRSWTPPADFDFKGDLLIVENNNFLRKEGEIDPAGKPVALVKIKNVRPFRADDLLDACWDKWEPGLFAWELTDVRPLKSDKVAVAARKIYELEIDL
- the mutM gene encoding bifunctional DNA-formamidopyrimidine glycosylase/DNA-(apurinic or apyrimidinic site) lyase → MPELPEVEVVRKGLEEILKKEPTLLDIELKRPDLRDPIPLKKLKTLIGQKVRKVERRAKYLLIWTDKGGMLSHLGMTGTWRVAEKGDERLHDHIYLHFSGGLRLAYRDPRRFGIFDFVAADDVAVHPRLKILGPEPLSAEFTGESLWQSLRNKQIALKVAIMDQKIVVGVGNIYASEALFAAKIKPTLPAKKLSLERANLLVKEIRRILAESIKKGGSSISDFAQTSGESGYFQNTFKVYDRAGQPCVVCKQQIKSKVMGGRNTFWCGHCQK
- a CDS encoding acylneuraminate cytidylyltransferase; the protein is MKAIVIAALLALSFTTGFTCSKNQPAETTTTTETTTTTAPADGTAAPAADATAAPAADATATPAASPAAPAGETK